AAAGTAAAGATTATGAAGGTGGACTAGCTTTTCAAGTCAGTGGTTTAGTTCATAAGGGATGGGTGAAAGTTTGTCTAAGATGGGTTGATGATTACACAATAATATTCATCAATAAAAATCGTGAAGTAGTTAAAACTTTTGAAGGAGCTTATTGTGATATGTTAGTTGAGGTTATTGATTGGATTGAAGGTAGGTAATTCCTTTTTTGACTTGTCCGTTTTAGAATTAGACCATGGTTCTTTTCTAAAACGGAAGTTGAAAGTGAAAACCCAACAAAACCGATTATAATGTTTTAAAACAATTCGGACTCTAAAACTAAAACAAAATTCAACCTAAATACCTAATATTATGAAATACTATTTTTATTCTCGCACATCAACTGTCCTTCAAAATTCTGCTAGACAAATCGAATCATTTAAATCGCATGAGGGATTTGATACTTCTAGATTGTTTGTTGAAAGGATTCAAGGAAATGTTCCATTTATGGAAAGACCAGAAGCAGTAAAGATGTTTGATGAAATTACAAATCAATCTGAAAGATGTACAGTAGTGGTAGACTCAACGGATAGACTTGGAAGAAATTTATTGGATATTTTGAATACAATATCTGTCTTCAAAAAAAATTATATCAATTTGAAATCTTTAAAAGAAGGATTTTCGACTTTTTTAGACAATGGTGAAGAAAACCCGATGGCAAATCTAGTTATTTCAGTTATGGGGTCAATCGGTGAGCTAAGTCGTAATCAAATCAAATCTAGGAGCATGGAAGGGATTAAAGTCGCTCAGGCACTTGGTAAATTTGCTGGTAGAAAGATTGGAGCAGTTCAGACAGATGAAAAACTCTTACAACGTCACCAAACCGTTATGAAAAAATTACAGAAAGGTTTATCGATAAGAGAAATTAGTGAGATTACAGGAGCTTCAAGTGCCACAATAATAAAAGTAAAAAAGGTTTTGACAAAAAGACTGTTAATTTAATTTTTCAAAGCTTCTAATAACAGGATAATCAGAAAAATTAGTGCAGAAAAACATTCTTTGAAATGTGGGGTTGAGAACTATTTCTCTCAATTAGGGCAATCTGATTTTTATTCTCATTTTATTATATCAGAATATACCCTAGTGAGTCTTAAATATTAGACAAAGCAAATATGGTGTACAGTGTGGCTTGAATCAAGAGCTTAATTATCTTGTAAGACATCCTTGGCGATACTGTAACTCGCAAGCAAAATTTAAATTTCATATGTTATGAAGGTTTAAACATTAGCCCACAGTTTCAAAGAACAGGCACAAATTTAATTTTTTGAAAGAACAATTGAACTTTTTTTTATATTTTTTTTCAAATTAATCCATTTCGTACACTTAACTCTGAATGTTAAGTCTAGGAGATTTTAATATAAAACCTCCCATTTCCTAATTACTAAAACCTATTCTCCAGAGAATCCATGACTCCACTTTAAAATAGGTATTTAAAAAATGTACACCTACGATTAGGTGTTTAAACATATTTTTATTTTTAAATCAACATTTTAAATATTATTGCTTTTCCAGAATTATCCAAAATCACTTCATAGAATCCAAAATCGCCAAAATTTTTTTTGGATTTTTTTCGAGTAAAAAAAATCGACTTATTATCTTCTCTTGAGATATTTATACTAAAAGAGAAATATGGAACAAAATGATTTAATTAGCATACCACCAAGTGTATTAGACCAACTTAAAAAAAACGTAAACAAGTACATCCTAAAAGACAAAAAACCATTCGGTTTTGATGAAGCGTTGAGGTATATAGCACTAGAAAAAGCAACAAAGTCACAATTAGCAAAGCTTAATTCATTTTCAAATCATCATTCACTATCCAATGATGAAGACAAACAGAAAATTGAGATATTGGATAGAATGATTGTATTTGCTCAGAATTGGACAAAACAGGATAATAGAAAAAAAGAGTTATCAAATAAAATCAGAACCACTACAGCCCATCCAACTGGAGCATCCACAAAAAACCAATCTGGAAGAAAAGTTGACAGACTTCAGCCCAGTCTTTCATCCGTAAAACTATATACAACGAAACAAATTAAAGACAAAGGATTAATGAATGAATGTTTTAGGATTATTGAAATTATTAAACTGATAAATTAAATCAGATGTCAAAGTCATTTAAATAGTATGATATTTTGAGAAAATATTTGACGACACTATCCTTTCTTGGTCTAGTAACCCATGATATTTCTTATTATTAGCATCTTTTCTTTCTTTTAAATCCTTTGGCAAGTTCTCGCAACTGGTTATAAAAAATAATAAAGTTAGCAATAAATATAATTTTCTTATTTTCCTGTTTTTTTACAACGACCACGTTTTTGAATCTTTGGTTTTTCTAATAGGTTATCTTTTTTAAATAATTAAATAGGTGTAATATCTTTTATAGAGTAAATTCATTTTTGTAATTGATTTATATACTTCAATTAAATCGTTTAATCTCTTTATCTTATCATTTATAATATAAATTTAAATCAATTCCAAACTTTAATAACTGTGCGTCATCCAGCACAACTGCTCTCCAAATACCTAATGAATAATCATCAAAGAATAAATTGTTATGTGTAGGGAGGAAATTATTTTTTGACCTATCAAATTCAATAGTTTTAACTAATACCCCGCCTTTTTTGTAAATATGATAACGAACGGTATTTGAGTTTTCTATAAATTCAGTTTTAAATGAATTTTCATTATAACGTAATAAATTATATTCTCCTTTTTTAAAAAACTCAATTGGTTTACCTAATTTATATAAAGCCTTAGCAAGCAATATTTTTTTCTTTTCATCATCGTATGTATAATAATAAGATTGTCCATCTGGAAAACCATCTAAAAAATTTGATTGAATCATTAAATCTCCTTTAGTGAAAATATTCATACTTTTTTTTGGGTCATAATAAACATTTCTACTACCTACTGGCTTTCCATTAACAAAATTTTCCTCTATTATTAAATCCTTCTCCGAGCATACCCATTTACCATCTGGAATTCCATTATGATAAAACTCTTTTCGAAAAATTATTTCTTTTACAGTACCATCACTTAATTTAGTATTCTTAGAGTAAGTCCATTCGCCTTCAGGTTTTCCCTCATTAAAATTACCTCTAACTATTATTCCAATCTCATCCTGAATAGCAGTCCAATGACCATTTGGTTTATATCCTTTCAAATCTCCCTCATACTTGATATAGTCAATTTCAGAACCACCAGGAACATCTTTGTAATATTCACCAGCAACAGTCCCATTTTTATACTTCTCGTACCACTCTTTCCAGTTCAAAATCTCCTTTTTTTCCAAATATTCTGCGAAATATCTATTCCCAAAATAATCAGCCCAGTGTCCTTTATATATATTAACCCATTTACCATCTCCATGATTATCAATATCGTAAAAACTAATATAAGAACCTATTTTAATACTATCTATTATTGTATTTCTTTCCAATAAAGCAAGTTCAATTCTGTCTAATTCAGGTTGGATATTGTTTGAAATTGTATCTGTAGAATTATCTTGGGAATAACAGTTCAAATTACCAAATAAAGCTAATATGTAAATAATTTGTTTCATTTTTTTTATACTGTAAGTTAAAATTTTAGATATCATAATTGCTGATAACCTTCATTTTGAATTAAATCAGGTACATTAGTGTAGATTATTTGATTTTTAATCATAATACAATGAATGCCAAAACAAGCTTTTTCATTATCTTCAATGCTATAAATCTCTTCAATTTTTTTTTCATGATTCGTTCCCATTGGGTTCTTTCTTAAAAAAAGAATCAAATGTTTTGATTTCCCACCTTGATTAGCAACTTTATTATAGTATATGGCAAAACCTTTAGTAATGTGACCAAAATAATATTCATATTTGTCAGGTTCGCCTAAATATATTTTAGCTTTTTTTAATGTTGCATCTGTTAGAGTTAATTGTATTTCGTCGAATGGCTTTGTATTTTCATTCTCACTGCTTATATTTTCTATATTACTGTTTTTCTCTCTAATTTGAGAATCAAAACCATATCGTTTTGACAAATCTAAAAGCGTTAATAATCCTTTAGATTTATTTGTATCCGTATCAAGAATAATTTCATTTTGAATTGAAAAGCCAATTCTCTTTAATTGGTCTTCAACTGATTTTTTTGTGGTTTTGACATCACTAATCCAATAATCTTCTTTTGTTATTTTTGAACCATCAAAATAAATTAATGCTTTATAATCAATTGCATTAGGGAAATTCAATTCTTTTTTTTGATATGCAAAAACGGTATTATCATCCTTAAAGTAATAATCTTCTTCTATGCTATAATTTTCACCATCCCCATCGAAAATATTCAATTTAATTATCCTACCATCTTTCAGCCAATATTTATAATTATTATTTATAACACTATCGGCATGTTTTTCAACAATACAATTGTTGATGCTTGAGAGTTCTTCTTCTCCATTAAATTTTGTTTCGTTATTTTCAGCTGGATTAACACTATTATCTTTCTTAGAATTGGATATGCATGATTGCAGTAAAAATAATATTGAAATAGATACAATAAGTTTAGTAGTAATTTTCATTTTTATAATCAACGTTTATTTTTTCGATTTAAAGATTCAGAGTGTATTTTTTACAAATATATACGATTATAGCATAAGTGCTATAATAATTTCATCTAAAATATCTTCATTTTGGACAGTGGAAAAGAATGATTCAAAATCTAGAAAATTAATCTTTGATGAAGAGGGTTTAAAGTTGTTGGCTAAACGACTAAAAGAAGTACGCTCAGAAAAAGGATTAACACAAGAAGAACTATCTCATCGTTCAGAAATAACATTATCTCAAATTGCTAGAATCGAAACTGCAAGAATAAATCCCACTGTCAGTACTATATTCAAAATTGCTAGAGGTTTAGAAGTTTCCCCTAAAGAGTTATTTGAATTTGAATTAACTGAGACTCCTAAATAAATATACTATATTTAAAATCCTTCAAAAATTCCTAATCCAAATAAAGCAAAATCATATTTTACAGGGTCTTTGGGGTCGAGAAGTCTTAAATTAGTATCTAATTCTAATAAAGCTTTACCATCATTTTGTTTTCTAGTAAGTAAACCTAGTTTTCGAGCTACATTTCCAGAATGTACATCAAGCGGGCAAGAAAGTTTTGATGGTGATAAATTATTCCAAATACCTAAATCTACTCCTGTATTGTCATTTCTGACAAACCACCTTAAACACATATTAATTCTTTTTGCAACTGAGCCTTTGTTTGGGTCTGCTACATGTTTTCGAGTTCGGGATTGATGTGGGATTTCAAAAAAAGCTTCATTTAGAGCATGAATAGCTGGTTGAAGTGAAGTCTCTGTTTGGTTGTCAATAAAAATTTGTTGTAACCCACCTTTTTTGGTGTATATGTGATTTAAAGCTTTTATGAAGTATTTAAAATCCTCCGAGTTAAAAGTTCGGTGTACGAAACCATCTAATTCTTCTAATTGATAATCCTTATGACTCATTACAAAATCATATGGTGAATTACCTAACAAGTCCATCATGCGATGTCCATTTTTAGTAATCATTTTACGATTACCCCAAGCTATAGTTGAAGCTAAAAATCCAGCAATTTCAATGTCTTCTTTTAAAGAATAGCGATGAGGTACGCTTATAGGGTCTGGCTCAATGAAGTCAATGGTATTGTATTGAAGGACTTTAGCATCGAGGAAGTCTTTTAACTCATTTTCAGGGACAACCATGTTTTACTGGTTTTAATGCTTTAATTAGAAGCAAATATAGTTCTTTATCATTTTAAAAATAGACTACCTTAATTACCCTTGTTTACATGTTCCTGCGCTGGATGATTAGACAAGACCATAAAGGAGTTGATTTAGGGATTTGGAAAAACATTTCTCCCGCTAAACTTTCATGCCCTTTGGATGTTCATTCTGGAAATGTAGCTCGTAAACTAGGGCTTCTTTCCCGAAAACAAAATGACGGTAAAGCTTTAGCAGAATTAGATTTAAACCTCAGAAAATTAGACCCAAATGATCCTGTAAAATACGATTTTGCATTGTTTGGATTAGGTGTCTTTGAAGGATTTTAAATTTATTCAAAAGAACTATTGCAACTAAAAATACTAAATTTTAAGCAACCTAATTTTTAAATAAATTTCACTACAAAACCATAAAATAAAAAACACTTTAAAATACTTTAAGTGAAATTATCTTGAAGAAAATTTCACTTTTTTTATGTTTTTATTTTAAAAAAAAGCGCAAAAAACTCGATTAAGTGCGTAAAAAATACGATTACAAAAATAAAAAACACCTCCTCTTCCTGATTTAAAAAATAAAAAAACTAATTAATATATTGACAATCAGTAGTATAAATTCAAAATTACTTGAAAATTATTATATTTTATTTTTATCTTTTTTAATTATTTATTTTTTATTTTTATTTCGAAATATTAAGTGCTGTTTTTCATTAGTCATAGTGTTAATTTTCCATAGTCCCATTTTAAATAACCTGATGATAAATCCCTAAAAAATGACAAACTACTTATGGTTTTTAACTAGAGGCGGCTTTACTATAAATTCCATTTTTTTTTCGGAATATTCTATTCAAAATGTTTCTGAGATACTACAGAATACATTATTTTATATTGAAAATTTATTTCCTACAGTTAAAGGACCTTATGATATATTAAGTTATATTATTATTCCTTTTTTATTGTTCATAATTATCTCACTAGTCATTTTATTGATTGCAAATCGCTATGGTTTTGAAAAAAAATTAATCTTAAAGAAAGAAATTGATAATAGAACAAATGACTTTCTTACTGAAATTATATTTTCAAATCACGAGACAAGCTACATAAAAGAAAAAATTAATGAATTTAAAAAGGAAATTCCCTTTAAGAAAAAATGGTGTAGAGACATTGTTTTAAATAAAATCATTACAATCAAAAGAAATATTAATGGGGTGAGTCCAAATCAAATGTTGTTGATTTACAAATATTTCGGATTTCATTATTACAGCAATAAGCTAATAAGAAGCCGCAGCTGGGAAAACAAATTACTTGGCATCTATCATTATCAAATATTAGAATACAAAATCAAAACTGGTTATATAAGGCCTAATATTTATGTGAAGAATAAATTTTTGAAGTCAAATGCACTAATTGCTGTAATTTCACTTTCTGATCAAAAATTTGATTTTTTAAGTAATTACAAGAAAAAAATATCAACTGCTGATGAGCTTAAAATTCTTGATATAATTTATCAAAAAAAATCCTCATTACCCCAAAAAATCAATGAATGGTTATATAATGAAAACACCTCTATAACCATATTAGCAATTAAATTAATGATTAGATATAGAGAATCCCTAAATATTTCTCAAATCACCTACTTATTAAGTCACTCAGACAAAACGGTACGAAAAGAAACCTTGCTTGCTATCAGAAATTTATATGTAACGGAAGCGAATAGCGTTTTGATAGACTATTACAACACTGAAATTCATAAAAGAAATAAAATTTCTGCTCTAAAAACATTTGGAGCTGTGGGTAATACCGAAACTAAAAATTTTATTTTAAGTCTACTACAAGAAGAAAAAGATTTAGAAGTGAAATTTGAAATGGTTCATTGTATTCATAAAATAGACAGGAACTTTTTCAAAAACTATACAGTAAAAGATGAATCCGAAAATGACATTGTTAGTAGAATTGTTTTACATGTTAATAATCCATACTTAAATTGAATACACTAGAAAACATCATAAAGAACTACGAAATTTATATTTCTTACTATTCAATAAGTTATATTATTTTCTATTTAGTTTTAGCCATATTATCTTGGACAGCAATCAAGAAATATTATAAATCTAAATACTTCTTATTAAAAGAAATATTAGTTAAATCGAATCATGCTATTGGGGTTTCTATTATTGCTCCCGCATTCAACGAAGAAGCTACTATTGTATATAATGTCAAATCATTACTCTTTCAGGAGTACCCTAAATTTGAAGTTGTTATTGTAAATGATGGAAGTACCGATACTACACTCGAAAAATTAATCCATGAATTTAGTCTTGTAAAAGTTGATTTCTTTTATCAGGAAAAAATAATAACACAAACCGTAAGAGGCCATTACAAATCAACTAATCCTATATATGCTAAGCTTTTAGTTGTAGATAAAGAAAACGGGAAAAGTAAAGCTGATGCATCAAATGCAGGTATAAATTCAGCAAAATATGGTCTTTTTGTATGTACTGATGTGGATTGTATTTTAAGAAAAGATACTATTTCAATGCTGGCAAAACCTTTCATCGAAAACACTGAAAAAGTAATTGCGACAGGAGCAGCTATACGAATTTCAAATTCATGCGAATTTAAAGATGGCATGCTCTACAAATCTCATTTTCCTGACAACTTTTTTGCTAGATTTCAAGAACTGGAGTACATACGCTCTTTCTTGTTTGGAAGAATGGCTTGGAGTAAAATAAATGGTTTACTTCTTGTTTCTGGCGGTCTCGGAATGTTTGACAAGGAAACGGTCATTGAAGCTGGTGGATATTGGCACAAATCTCTTGGGGAAGATATGGAGCTGATAACACGAATGAGAAAACTCATGCATGAGAAAAAAGAAAAATTCTTAATAATTTACATTCCTGAATCACTTTGTTGGACAGAAGTTCCTGCAAGCAGAACGGTGTTTTTAAGGCAGCGTGTGCGCTGGGCTCGAGGGCTAATCCAAACTCTATATTTACATAAAAACGTTTTTTTTAATCCGAAATATGGAAAAACCGGACTCTTAGTTTTCCCTTATTATTTCTTTTTTGAATTTGCGGTTCCTGCCATAGAATTTGTTGGATTGCTTGTATTGCTATTAGATTTCTTGTTTTTCAAGCTGAATTATCATTTTTTACTAATTGGAACCTCTTTTGTGTATCTGTTTTATATTACAATTACACTAGTTTCTGTGTTATTAGATCAGTTGATATACAAGCATTATACTGGAATCAAAGAAGTGCTTATTTTAATAGTTATGGTGTTTATCGAACCTTTTGTTTTTCACCCATTAAACGTGTATGCTTCCATAAAAGGATATTGGCATTTCTTTAACCAAAAAGAACAAAATTGGGGAACACAAGTTCGACAAGGTTTTAACATTTCAACAGAAAATTCATGAAAAAAGTATTATTTTTTATTTTGTCAGCTTTTATGTTTAGCCTAAATGTTTCTGCTCAAAAAATTGATACGGATAGTTTATTGGTAAAAACATCTTATGAATTAAATACTAACAAAAATTACGAAAAAGCGATACAGATGGGGCACTTAGGCATCAAAAAAGCTCCTGATTATCTTGATTTTCATTTGATTTTAGGACGAAGCTACATGTTAACTAAACAAGCGGATAGCGCCCGTTTTTATTTGAGTCATGTTATAGACAAAAATCCTAAATATAAAGATGCTTTTTTATATTTAACTAAATTGGAAATTGACGAAAAAAATAGTCCAAATGCAAATGCTACTGCGGACAAAGCATTGCAATTTTATCCAGAAGATAAAGATTTTTACATCTTAAAATTACAAGCAATATCTTTAGAAAATGAGGATGAAAAAACGGTTTCTTTTCTTACTAATTTGACTAAAAAATATCCAACCGATTCTGATTTACAACAGCAGTTGATAGAATTAAAATACAAATCTGTTTCAGATCGTCTTGGTATAAATTATAATATAACCACTTTTGACAGAGATGGAATAGGTCCTTGGCATTTGTTAGGGTTACAATATGTAAGGGAACGCAAGAAATTATCGCTTATTGGAAGGCTAAATTATGCTGACAGACATTCGCTTGGTAATAGCATTAATTCAGGCGTTCAATATGAACTTGAAACGTATTTTAAGAACAATAAAAAAAGCTATTCTAATGCAAATTTATCTTTTAGTAGCGCCACAGTATTTCCTAAATTAAGACTTTCGTATTCATACTATCATAATTTAAATAAAGGTTGGGAAGGTGATATTGGTATGCGATATACAAAAACAACAGATAAAAATTTATACGCTGGTGTTATTGGACTTAGTAAATATATAGGTTCTTATTGGTTGAATTTCAAATCATACTGGCAATCAGATGAAGACAAAATACATCCTGCATTTACTGCCACCGCTAGATATTATTTTGACACTAAATATGATTATTTTACAATATTAGCAGGATACGGAACATCTCCTGACGAAAGAGCTTTATCCGATCAATTGCAACAACGAATCTCTTTAAATTCATATCGAATTGGTGTTGGATATTATAAAATTTTATTTGATCATTTCTGCTCAGGCATACAAACAGGACTTAATCATCAAGAATATATCCCAAATAATTTTCAAAACGAAATTGATTTATCTCTTTCTATCCAATATAAATTTTAAAAATAATATCAAGCAAGAGTAAACTACTATACTATGAAAAAAATATTAATAATTGAAGATGATAATTTGATTATCAAAATTCTAGAATTCATTTTAGAAAGAGAAGGTTACGAAATCTTCATCTCAAAAGATGGCAATGATGGTATAAATAAAATAGGTGAAATTGAACCCGATTTGATTATTACAGATATTATGATGCCTTATAAATCAGGTTTAGAAATAACCGCATATTCTAAAAAAAACTATCCCACTATTCCTGTTATAATAGTTTCAGCATTAGGTAAAGAGGACTTAACCGTAATTGAAGGATTCAAATTAGGTGTCGATGATTTTATCGCTAAACCATTTAATCCTATTGAATTAGTCTTGAGAGTTAAACGTTTTGTTTAGTTATTGTTTTACCTAAAAAATACAACAATACAATAGCAGCGCCAGCATCCTCATAAAAATCGTATCTTTGCAAAAAATATAAGCAAATGACTACTTTTGAACAATTCAACCTTCCTAAATCTGTACAAAAAGCAATAGATGAATTAGGATTTAAAACGCCCACTCCTATTCAGGAAAAATCTTTTTCTGTAATAATGTCTGGACGCGATATGATGGGGATTGCGCAAACTGGAACTGGAAAAACCTTTGCTTACTTATTACCACTTTTAAAGTTATATAAATTTACACCTACTAATACTCCAAAAATCGTTGTTCTTGTACCTACGCGTGAATTAGTTGTACAAGTTGTTGAAGAAGTGGAGAAATTGACTAAATACATGTCAGTTAAAACATTAGGAATCTATGGTGGTGTCAATATAAATACACAAAAAAAAGCAGTTTATGAAGGGGTTGATATTCTAGTAGGAACACCCGGAAGAACCATGGATTTAGCTCTTGATGCTGTGGTTCGATTTGACGAAACTCAAAAATTAGTTATTGATGAATTTGACGAAATGTTGAATTTAGGTTTTCGAACACAATTAACTGCGCTTTTGGCAATGATGAAAACCAAACGTCAGAACATTCTTTTTTCTGCAACTATGACTGATGAAGTAGATGCCGTTTTAAATGATTTCTTCGACTATCCAGAAGAAGTTACTCTTTCTGCCTCTGGAACACCTTTGGAAAATATCAAACAAATTACGTATAATGTTCCCAACTTTAATACCAAAGTAAATCTCTTAAAACATTTACTAGCCACTAACGAAGACATGAGTCGTGTGCTAGTTTTTG
Above is a window of Flavobacterium sp. 123 DNA encoding:
- a CDS encoding glycosyltransferase, yielding MNTLENIIKNYEIYISYYSISYIIFYLVLAILSWTAIKKYYKSKYFLLKEILVKSNHAIGVSIIAPAFNEEATIVYNVKSLLFQEYPKFEVVIVNDGSTDTTLEKLIHEFSLVKVDFFYQEKIITQTVRGHYKSTNPIYAKLLVVDKENGKSKADASNAGINSAKYGLFVCTDVDCILRKDTISMLAKPFIENTEKVIATGAAIRISNSCEFKDGMLYKSHFPDNFFARFQELEYIRSFLFGRMAWSKINGLLLVSGGLGMFDKETVIEAGGYWHKSLGEDMELITRMRKLMHEKKEKFLIIYIPESLCWTEVPASRTVFLRQRVRWARGLIQTLYLHKNVFFNPKYGKTGLLVFPYYFFFEFAVPAIEFVGLLVLLLDFLFFKLNYHFLLIGTSFVYLFYITITLVSVLLDQLIYKHYTGIKEVLILIVMVFIEPFVFHPLNVYASIKGYWHFFNQKEQNWGTQVRQGFNISTENS
- a CDS encoding recombinase family protein — protein: MKYYFYSRTSTVLQNSARQIESFKSHEGFDTSRLFVERIQGNVPFMERPEAVKMFDEITNQSERCTVVVDSTDRLGRNLLDILNTISVFKKNYINLKSLKEGFSTFLDNGEENPMANLVISVMGSIGELSRNQIKSRSMEGIKVAQALGKFAGRKIGAVQTDEKLLQRHQTVMKKLQKGLSIREISEITGASSATIIKVKKVLTKRLLI
- a CDS encoding HEAT repeat domain-containing protein encodes the protein MTNYLWFLTRGGFTINSIFFSEYSIQNVSEILQNTLFYIENLFPTVKGPYDILSYIIIPFLLFIIISLVILLIANRYGFEKKLILKKEIDNRTNDFLTEIIFSNHETSYIKEKINEFKKEIPFKKKWCRDIVLNKIITIKRNINGVSPNQMLLIYKYFGFHYYSNKLIRSRSWENKLLGIYHYQILEYKIKTGYIRPNIYVKNKFLKSNALIAVISLSDQKFDFLSNYKKKISTADELKILDIIYQKKSSLPQKINEWLYNENTSITILAIKLMIRYRESLNISQITYLLSHSDKTVRKETLLAIRNLYVTEANSVLIDYYNTEIHKRNKISALKTFGAVGNTETKNFILSLLQEEKDLEVKFEMVHCIHKIDRNFFKNYTVKDESENDIVSRIVLHVNNPYLN
- a CDS encoding DEAD/DEAH box helicase, which produces MTTFEQFNLPKSVQKAIDELGFKTPTPIQEKSFSVIMSGRDMMGIAQTGTGKTFAYLLPLLKLYKFTPTNTPKIVVLVPTRELVVQVVEEVEKLTKYMSVKTLGIYGGVNINTQKKAVYEGVDILVGTPGRTMDLALDAVVRFDETQKLVIDEFDEMLNLGFRTQLTALLAMMKTKRQNILFSATMTDEVDAVLNDFFDYPEEVTLSASGTPLENIKQITYNVPNFNTKVNLLKHLLATNEDMSRVLVFVNNKKISDLLHDRIEEDFEGQFGVIHSNKSQNYRLSTMAEFQEGNLRGLITTDIMARGLDISNITHVVNFEMPELPELYMHRIGRTGRADATGTAVSFITPREEEAKVEVEVLMNMELDMEPFPEEVEVSIKLIEPEKDRQPVKFLMKKVKLEGEGAFHEKDKKNKKVNLGGPSKTKKKTHGSVNRNMVKTRDKKRKDKNK
- a CDS encoding response regulator transcription factor, whose product is MKKILIIEDDNLIIKILEFILEREGYEIFISKDGNDGINKIGEIEPDLIITDIMMPYKSGLEITAYSKKNYPTIPVIIVSALGKEDLTVIEGFKLGVDDFIAKPFNPIELVLRVKRFV
- a CDS encoding YaiO family outer membrane beta-barrel protein yields the protein MKKVLFFILSAFMFSLNVSAQKIDTDSLLVKTSYELNTNKNYEKAIQMGHLGIKKAPDYLDFHLILGRSYMLTKQADSARFYLSHVIDKNPKYKDAFLYLTKLEIDEKNSPNANATADKALQFYPEDKDFYILKLQAISLENEDEKTVSFLTNLTKKYPTDSDLQQQLIELKYKSVSDRLGINYNITTFDRDGIGPWHLLGLQYVRERKKLSLIGRLNYADRHSLGNSINSGVQYELETYFKNNKKSYSNANLSFSSATVFPKLRLSYSYYHNLNKGWEGDIGMRYTKTTDKNLYAGVIGLSKYIGSYWLNFKSYWQSDEDKIHPAFTATARYYFDTKYDYFTILAGYGTSPDERALSDQLQQRISLNSYRIGVGYYKILFDHFCSGIQTGLNHQEYIPNNFQNEIDLSLSIQYKF
- a CDS encoding TIGR02757 family protein; the protein is MVVPENELKDFLDAKVLQYNTIDFIEPDPISVPHRYSLKEDIEIAGFLASTIAWGNRKMITKNGHRMMDLLGNSPYDFVMSHKDYQLEELDGFVHRTFNSEDFKYFIKALNHIYTKKGGLQQIFIDNQTETSLQPAIHALNEAFFEIPHQSRTRKHVADPNKGSVAKRINMCLRWFVRNDNTGVDLGIWNNLSPSKLSCPLDVHSGNVARKLGLLTRKQNDGKALLELDTNLRLLDPKDPVKYDFALFGLGIFEGF
- a CDS encoding helix-turn-helix domain-containing protein, which gives rise to MEKNDSKSRKLIFDEEGLKLLAKRLKEVRSEKGLTQEELSHRSEITLSQIARIETARINPTVSTIFKIARGLEVSPKELFEFELTETPK